actaaatattttaattaatttttatttatattttaaaatgaagagTACAAATTATCTCAATAAGTCTTGCAAGTTGAAGCCAATCATTAAcaaattattacaaattattacaaattattttctCTAACATTAAGAATTAAAAGACTCTTTGAGAATATATTTTGAGGTGCTCTTTTAGAAAATTTGAGTTCGCGACATACTCAAATTCAAAAGGAACTtaagaaaaaacaatatttaaaaaattaatatatttaattaaaattaaatatgttaattatataatattatttatatttatattttattttaacggaatatcaaatataaattctttaatttttttattgagttgTCTTTTGCGGTTACACTCTTTAATATTTTCTTAGTTTGTTTTTAGTTGTGGTTTTATGGTTTTATGCAGAcaacaactaaattttgttatttttaataatttttccgTATAATACTCTTAGtaatttattatcttatttcatttattgatttatatgtAGTAAATAAATATGagtattattgataaaataataattaatattgtattaaattttgaaaatgaccaataaattactaaatttggtagtattatttatttgatactCATTTTATGATTTAGAGACATTATCGAAGAGTATTTAAGAATGTGTCACTAGTCTTTTAtagaatatatttaatttttcttttatttttctagcAAAGAAAATTTATGGCGAGCAAATGATATTTTAGTTGAAGGTAGAGAAAAGAAAACCTTAGGATCTAGTGAACATTTACAAATGCTTTACTTTTACTCCCTTCCAATGACATTagtcaaattttaattataaaatagttagaGGGTATTATTGGAACGACTTGATAGTTGAGATGGATCGGTTAAATAATAAAGTGATAAAGAAGTCGTGAAATTCGATTCTCATGCTTAATagaataataacaatattaataatataaaaaatttataggcACATTTAATcaaatgttaaatttaatttaaaaacttgtggataaaatttcataaaaattatgaaatatttatcCTATGAAATTAATTGGTGTGTGTATATTTACAATATAGTTAGATGGAAATGAAAGTGTTGTgaaaattgaatgaaaataagTAATAGTAAACggaataaaaagaaaatgaaatgtaGGTGAGAATCTGCAAGTAGTGGCACTGGCAGCAGCACCTTTGGCTTTAGTGGAGTCACATTTTACATAGATATTATCGTGCGCACCAGCTCATATAAGTCTGTGACTTTCCTGAATTTCTCTTTCCATGTTGGAATTGTTTGGGTACACTCTTGGTCATCAATGAACAACAACGAAGTGGGCCCCATATTACTGATTCTTTCGTGTGTATGAATGAAACTGAAACTGAAACTGAAACGAAAACAAACACCTTCTCTCCTCACTTGCATTCAATGTACTCATTTTCCAACCATCAAGCGCGTCCAAACCAAACCTCATATCCATATCTTCATTCTTTCACTTTCACCGTTTGTGTTGGTTTGGTTTATAGTTAGTTTTcctttttcattattattattttctctctatcAAATACAGTTGCATTGCACcttttaattgaaattattttaattataaaaaaactcTACTAGTATTTTGGAACTTAGTAATCCGTATTATATATAGTATTTTCTTGCGGTGGTTGTTTTCTTGTTTGCTTAAATGATCTTTGTTTCCCATGTGatcattttgttttctttcttcaactttccctttctccattttcggtttattttctctcctctttcctttgcttttggCTTCAAAAAAACCTCCAATTTTTAGGATTTTTAGTTTCAGCTACTACTTCTCTTCGGCTTCTTGGTGCCTTTGTACTCACTTTGTTGAGGTTCTCTTTGCTCTTCCCAGATCCAGCTCCACCTTAATTAATCCGGTAATTAAAAAGTTCatattcttttattaatattattattattgcttttgtgtttgtttgttttctGTCTTTCTTTATTGAATTTGTTGAACAATTTAATTGGAGAACTTTCCGGCCTTTCGTTCGTATCGatgcattttggttgatttaTGTTATTAGAAGATTAGTTGACTTTGCCTTTTTGAGATTTAAGGTTGTAACTTGTAAGATATGGGAAGGTTTCAACCTTGTTCTTTTCTTCATcctcaattattttaaagaatcttagcctttttttttacaagtaaTATAGAGATAGTAAAGTATTGTTGTTTTGATCAAGTGATTAATAAGCTTCAATTAATGATGAATTGTTAAAAAAACCCcgagttttaattttgactgGAATAATTTTTTACCAAACTTAACTTATGTCTCGGCCGAATTCTGGATTACGAATGTCACATTCCCCTAGAAATCGGGAGGTCGTAATTAGTACAGGTAAATGAACTATTGGTCAAATTTAATAATGGAATTTACTTCATTCAGTAATATGCAATGTTATGGATTGCAGGCTGCATTCTTTGTACATCTCTTTCTgtcttttatgtttaatttcaatgttcAAAATTGCTTGTCATGTGATGTTGAAAGCTTCCATAAGCAACttcaaaattcattattttgcataCATTTTCTTTTTAGGCATGTTATCCGTTTTCTTAAGTGTTTTTCGTCTTGTTCCTACAGACTACAGTTGTAGGACAATGATGTTGAGAGAAGGTTGTAATCATTAATCCTGAACAGTAGAGGTAGAAGATGGAAAATGTAAGCTTATGGATTCAAAAAGAAGGCCAATGGAAAAAAGATTCATTGCTAGACTTATGCAGCAGTGATAAGGAATTATCAGATGAAGACTCTTCAAAGTCACATCTAAAGAAGTTGATTAAAAGGTCAAACTCTCATTCATCAATACCTGTAAATGCCATCCAATCACAAATCAGTAGAGTTTTATTCAAGGGTTTATCTTTTCGAAATGTCCATGGACTCGACAATAGGATTCCAAAGCATATGGTGAGTGTGGACGAGAAATATCTTCGTCGCTGCCTCGAATTGGTACATAACTGTGCAGTTAAAGCAGCTAAGTGGAACATGCCTATGAGCTTAAGAGCAACAAACATGGCAGTTTTATCAGAAAGCTTCAATACAGGTAAATCTTTCGACGGAAACATACATGATCCGCAACATTTTGTCTTTGATTGTCCAGTGGCCGCTGAGACCCGCAGAGTAGTTATAAGTACGGATAATGGAGAAGAATGGAGTTTAGGTACAGTTATGGGAAGCAAGAGTATGGTAAACATATTGAATAGTGCTTTGCTTCAGAAATTTGGTGCTTCGGATCGTAATGACAATTTGAACAGGATGGATTTCTCTGATGCTAAAGGATTGGTATGTTATGATTTTATGGACTCTTCTAGCGGTCTAAGTATCTCTTCGTCGTACAAACATGAAAAGGAAACCCCGTTGGCGCGGAATCATAAGTATGGATCCATTCCTGTTCATAAAAGGCTTGCTTCCACTTCTAGCGCCACCTCTACTTGTTCTGACTGGATGTCTTCAACTTCAACTTTGTCTCAGGGAATGATTCATTCTACATGGAATCAAGGGATTCCTCGTTTTGTTTTTTCCTCCGACGATCAGAAAGAGGTCTATGTAGCAAAACTGAGGAAGGTAGAGTCACCAGACGATAAGGCTTTGGACTATGTGTATCAGTTTCACATAAACAAGGGTGGTCAAAAGGGTCGTGATCGTGAGATTCCTAATGATGATTTGCCGCTTGTTGGAAAGATGAATGTATCAACAAGTTTCACCCTCTGCCagaataattgtaaaataatggAGACGGAGTTCACGTTATTCCATAACATTGAAGTTTATGACAAAGAAATGCACACATCAGAGTATTCTCCCATGGAGAACAAAGGGCTAAAGAAAAAGGTTTCACAAGTTTTCAGAACTAATCCATCATCGAAACACAAAACACTCTCAAAATCAGGCGGACCGAGTGCCGTAGCTGAGAGTTGTCCATGGGATCCACATGCTCACGGTGGAATCAATTTATTAGACACTAACGTTCCTCCTCCGAATTTCGAGATGGCTGCCGTTGTTGTAAAAGACCATGTTCCTTGTAATAGACCAGAAAAAATAGGAGGTTGGGGATTAAAATTTCTCAACAAATCTGAAGTAAATAAAAGCGCATTGCCTTTTGAAAGTTGTAATAATCAAAATAACGCTGACTGCTCATCTAGCATGAGCATTCTGATTCCAGCAGGCCCTCATGGCGGGCCTAGAACCAGAAACGGTGGTCCATCCAGTCTGGTAGATAGATGGAGATCTGGCGGTCACTGCGATTGTGGTGGTTGGGATGACGGATGTCCATTGACAGTACTTCACAAAAGATCTAGCAAAGCCGAGGTTCTGTCTCAAGTAGATGCGAAAGGCGAATGCAAGTCGGTTGATTTAGTTACTCAGGTTTGTTTACATCACATATTCGATTTGACCACAATATTTTTCGAAAGGTTAAGctaattttattgttatattattgatatatacAGGGTTCAAATGATAGCAGTGCCACATTAAGGATGGTAAATGTTCACGATGGTCTATATTATACTCATTTCCACCCACCTCTCTCTGCATTACAGTCTTTCTCCATTGCCGTGGCTATAATTCATATGCAAAGTCCTACTCTTCGGCCGAACAGTGCACAGGAGCTGTCATAATAATACAAGTAAAACGTTGAGTTTATTTACAACCACAATTCTCTTACTGTATTATAAATGCAATTCGAGAGAAGATtcttgtttttaattattatataagtgATTCAGGTTTTGTTCCTATGTTTAGGGTTGTTATTTTTCATACCGTCAGATGTTATCTTATTTAGGAGAACTAGCTATGTTTGTCTTTTCTGACAATTCGTAGACAAGATCAATTGTAACGATCTTTTTCCTCATTCTTTTTTTGTTGAAGAGGATAGAATGTAAAAGGGCTTGATGGAGATAATTTAGTAAATTGTAGCATTGATATTATGTTTTGTCATACATATTTGTTGATGAGAAGTGGAATTAGCacctaattattttatttgaagataGCTATTCAAACTTTATAATGGATTGTTTACTCGTGACATTTTGAAATGAAGTATATTGGAGATTTTGTTTCATCTAAGTACTTCTGCTGGTAAATGAATTATGACAGTTCCGACTTTTTCGATTGGAAACTCTATGCAGTTTTACTCATCCTACCAAAATGCTGTATGATCCAATTGCTAACTCTAACAGCATGTGTGACAGTGAGATACTTGTAAGCGTGGTCGCTCAATGGCTAGTTTTAAACTCAGATACTTTGTATGTACTATATGTATTCAACCTTAGATTTTGAGCTACAATGCTGAATTACTGATTCACCTtcctttcatttttttagttcattATAACACTGACGACTTCATGCACATTTTGTCAgtttttctttttcagaaacttaTCTTTTGATAGGACCAAGCATGGAGACTAGAGTTCACATCAGGCATCTCAGCAAGGTACATGCTTGCATCTTCTGCAGAATGCGATTAAGTTACTGTTGTTCTCCAATTTCTACTTTTTAAAAGGTGGCGACAGAGAGATCATATATAAGGGTCTTTCTGGGtcaatttaaaagaaaaggCAAAAAAATAATGTGATATTTGATAAGTAAATTCTTAAATTATGCAGTCACTGACTCAATAATGATTTTTGTACACTCTATATAATGTGCCTGTATGTTTCCTAAGGAGAAAGATATACACTCGCAACccttttgtcaattttaaaaCTAGATCAAATGTGATCACAAGTAACCAGTTACTAAGTCTGTACAGTatttaataaccaaaatgtaGTTATTTTGGAAGTACTCCTTTTGATTAAGCATAAATTGGTCGTATTGAGCATTGTGACTTGAATGTAGCAATAATATTCAatcttttatatgatttatttggTTAAGGTTCTTTATAATATTTGGCATTTGTGCTATTGTTTTTCTACACTAATTACTCTGTTGATTGGTCCGATTTTTCTGCGGTTTGGTTTTGGTGAGGCTTTGCTGCAATTCTGCAAGAATGAAACAAGCAGGAATACCGCCAGTTTTGAAACAAGCAACTAATCTGACAAAATTATGGTCTTCCTACTATTACTATGTTGCACTAATACTAAAAAGTTTTATGTTGAGACTAAATTATGCGCATTACACCGGTTTGAAATATGTTGAGTGTCActatatatttttgttcatatcttatttttttcaacACGAGACTTGGGTTTTATCTAATACACCTTTCATTACTCATGTTATTGGACTTGATGTAATACGGTGAGTGGTTTGAATGGaattaatttgttgttaaaGTGTCTCAATCAAGATCACAAATTATAAACAATGTCCAAGTGAAGTATAAATAAGTAACCCAATGTCTAATTTTGGGTTTATGTTAAAAACTGAACTACTCAGGTGTCTTCTCCTTGTTGTAATTGGTCCGTTTCCACACTGGAAAAGGTTCCTAAAACTTTTTGCAAGTCCTACTCTCCTTGTGATGTTAGCTTCCTCAATGATAAACAATGTCACTAGTAGACACTAGGTATTACCTTAAAGCCTAGGCCAAAACAAAAGGTaaacttatatatatttctatacCTCGGTTGCACTGATGCTGCTAATGAGAATAAATTAACCAGTAAAATACAGTAGTGTAGTGGACTCTCCCCTTTGTTGTTAGCAATTTTTTTTGGAGAGCTTTTCCTTATCTCAAATGTAGTATCTCTCAAACATTTCTTATGTTGTGTTGTGTGGACATGGCATTCTCCTTGCTGTTTGGTTTCAGTTTCACACTTTCTACATTAGTCCCACCTCGGAGAGTCAGAGAAACGATAACGAACATGTCAGATATAAAAGCAGCTGCCAGCGTTTGTAACAAGCATACCTTTCTCGGCCTTTTGGCTAAGATCAAGTGTAGTATCTGTTCTTATCAGTTTAATNNNNNNNNNNNNNNNNNNNNNNNNNNNNNNNNNNNNNNNNNNNNNNNNNNNNNNNNNNNNNNNNNNNNNNNNNNNNNNNNNNNNNNNNNNNNNNNNNNNNNNNNNNNNNNNNNNNNNNNNNNNNNNNNNNNNNNNNNNNNNNNNNNNNNNNNNNNNNNNNNNNNNNNNNNNNNNNNNNNNNNNNNNNNNNNNNNNNNNNNNNNNNNNNNNNNNNNNNNNNNNNNNNNNNNNNNNNNNNNNNNNNNNNNNNNNNNNNNNNNNNNNNNNNNNNNNNNNNNNNNNNNNNNNNNNNNNNNNNNNNNNNNNNNNNNNNNNNNNNNNNNNNNNNNNNNNNNNNNNNNNNNNNNNNNNNNNNNNNNNNNNNNNNNNNNNNNNNNNNNNNNNNNNNNNNNNNNNNNNNNNNNNNNNNNNNNNNNNNNNNNNNNNNNNNNNNNNNNNNNNNNNNNNNNNNNNNNNNNNNNNNNNNNNNNNNNNNNNNNNNNNNNNNNNNNNNNNNNNNNTTTTGGCTAAGATCAAGTGTAGTATCTGTTCTTATCAGTTTAATATCTGATATGTGGTCCATTGGACCACacgatattaaattaatttgttgaGGGTAAGAGGCCACTACATTAGCTTGCTATTGGGCCTCTTGAGCGTCGTCTATGTGTTGCACTACAACATGGGCTTGGCGCACCCCATCAAGAatagtttcaatttttattcgAGCAGTGTTTTCTTAGTGTTGAATATTTTcgttattgatattataaagtATTGAAGTGTGAAAGCTTCGATTCACTGCTTCCATGAATTGTGCCAATGTGAAATTGTTCTAAGTTCACTGGGAACTGATTTTTCTGGTGTGAAATTGTGCTATTTCCCATCTTGTCCACttactaattattttttaatgtttttatctCTCTCAAGATATACAAGTGATTTTAATGAGAAGTCTTGATTCGGTTTTTGTAGTTTTGTTTTAATCATATATGAAATTTCATATTACAAATCTTTATTTTGTCTTCATTTTGTTACTTGTTTAGCTTAATTGCTCTAAGTATATTCTAGAAAAGTATTTTGCTCATGTATTTCATCCAACAACTCTTCGAT
The genomic region above belongs to Cicer arietinum cultivar CDC Frontier isolate Library 1 chromosome 4, Cicar.CDCFrontier_v2.0, whole genome shotgun sequence and contains:
- the LOC101491459 gene encoding uncharacterized protein, which gives rise to MENVSLWIQKEGQWKKDSLLDLCSSDKELSDEDSSKSHLKKLIKRSNSHSSIPVNAIQSQISRVLFKGLSFRNVHGLDNRIPKHMVSVDEKYLRRCLELVHNCAVKAAKWNMPMSLRATNMAVLSESFNTGKSFDGNIHDPQHFVFDCPVAAETRRVVISTDNGEEWSLGTVMGSKSMVNILNSALLQKFGASDRNDNLNRMDFSDAKGLVCYDFMDSSSGLSISSSYKHEKETPLARNHKYGSIPVHKRLASTSSATSTCSDWMSSTSTLSQGMIHSTWNQGIPRFVFSSDDQKEVYVAKLRKVESPDDKALDYVYQFHINKGGQKGRDREIPNDDLPLVGKMNVSTSFTLCQNNCKIMETEFTLFHNIEVYDKEMHTSEYSPMENKGLKKKVSQVFRTNPSSKHKTLSKSGGPSAVAESCPWDPHAHGGINLLDTNVPPPNFEMAAVVVKDHVPCNRPEKIGGWGLKFLNKSEVNKSALPFESCNNQNNADCSSSMSILIPAGPHGGPRTRNGGPSSLVDRWRSGGHCDCGGWDDGCPLTVLHKRSSKAEVLSQVDAKGECKSVDLVTQGSNDSSATLRMVNVHDGLYYTHFHPPLSALQSFSIAVAIIHMQSPTLRPNSAQELS